In Oryza sativa Japonica Group chromosome 2, ASM3414082v1, the following are encoded in one genomic region:
- the LOC4329604 gene encoding uncharacterized protein codes for MAAAAAAAEGRGPRRVRNTCILAHVDHGKTSLADHLIAAYGSERRVSERMAGSARVMDHLEEEQRRAITMKSASIALRRGGEDGGGHRVHLIDSPGHIDFCSEVSAAARLADSALVLVDAAEGVRVQTHAALRQAFVERLRPCLVLNKVDRLVAELRLTPAEAHARLRRIVSEVNSIYSALRSRSYFSTLDAACALSQELPDNGDAADEEEDAFQPQNGNVVFACAREGWGFRLVTLAKLLAPKLRADPAELLKGLWGQKYFDERSRTVVGKEAMAAATANPNPKPMFVKYVLEPLWGQYHKMKRKLRLAEAVFDMVVECTPNPIAAQATRVARLMPAAKTEQLTAAAPCPAAVAAEVEKVRRCVATCNASTSAPVVVFVSKMFAVPYRFLPSRGVNGEPLNHRGSSSSAESGECFLAFARVFSGVLRAGHKVFVLSPMYDPLRGGDDAMQQKHLQEVELQHLYQMMGPDLEIVSAVRAGDVLAIEGLGHHVLKNATLSSTKNCQPFSGMMFQVSPMLKVAIEPSNPSDLGALVKGLKLLNQADPFIEYTVSERGEHVLAAAGEIHLEHCIKNLQERFARVQLEVSKPLVSFKDTIQGEGAGIMESLKASHEFVERTTPNGRFTVRVKVFRLPNAVTKVIEDSKELLAQVIEGDSGNSNGVLDSRFSQDGGDSASTLRQLLINAIDSDLEALSAQLDDEKTESYRKMLIGYLQRIWALGPLQVGPNLLLSPDATSSDGVVTSQDGREGILVRGTCHVSERLGLVNSSDAKTTIGIDGSQSAVDGLDPETVKNSIATGFQLATNAGPLCGEPTWGLIFLVKPYILPDSADASNNQSDHYSTFSGQIITAVREACQAAILESKPRLVEPMYFCELTTPTEQLGSMYAVLGNCRARVLKEEMQEGTSLFTVHAYLSVAESSEFSKKLRNATAGAASALLAFSHWETVPQDPFFVPKTREEIEEFGDGSNIGPNLATKLMNSVRRRKGLHVEEKIVEYGTKQRTLAKKV; via the coding sequence atggcggcggcggcggcggcggcggaggggagaggGCCACGGCGCGTGCGCAACACCTGCATCTTGGCGCACGTCGACCACGGCAAGACCAGCCTGGCCGACCACCTCATCGCGGCGTACGGCAGCGAGCGCCGGGTGAGCGAGAGGATGGCCGGGAGCGCCCGCGTGATGGACCacctggaggaggagcagcggcgggcCATCACCATGAAGTCGGCCTCGATcgcgctccgccgcggcggggaggacggcggcggccaccgcgtcCACCTGATCGACTCCCCGGGCCACATCGACTTCTGCTCCGaggtctccgccgccgcgcggctcgCCGACTCGGCGCTCGtcctcgtcgacgccgccgaggGGGTCCGGGTCCAGACCCACGCCGCGCTGCGCCAGGCGTTCGTCGAGCGCCTCCGCCCCTGCCTCGTCCTCAACAAGGTGGaccgcctcgtcgccgagctCCGCCTCACCCCCGCCGAGGCGCACGCGCGCCTCCGCCGCATCGTGTCCGAGGTCAACTCCATCTACTCCGCGCTGCGCTCGCGCTCCTACTTCTCCACCCTCGACGCCGCCTGCGCCCTCTCGCAAGAACTCCCCGacaacggcgacgccgccgacgaggaggaggacgcgttCCAGCCGCAGAACGGCAACGTCGTCTTCGCCTGCGCGCGCGAGGGCTGGGGCTTCCGCCTCGTCACGCTGGCCAAGCTACTAGCCCCCAAGCTCAGAGCCGACCCCGCGGAGCTTCTCAAAGGCCTATGGGGGCAGAAGTACTTCGACGAGAGGAGCAGGACGGTGGTGGGGAaggaggccatggcggcggcgacggccaacCCGAACCCGAAGCCGATGTTCGTCAAGTACGTCCTCGAGCCGCTCTGGGGTCAGTACCACAAGATGAAGCGGAAGCTGCGGCTCGCGGAGGCGGTGTTCGACATGGTCGTGGAGTGCACTCCCAACCCCATCGCCGCGCAGGCCACCAGGGTGGCAAGGCTCATGCCGGCCGCCAAGACGGAGCAGCTaacggcggccgcgccgtgccccgccgctgtcgccgcggAGGTGGAGAAGGTGAGGAGGTGCGTGGCGACGTGCAACGCGAGCACCAGCGCGCCGGTGGTGGTGTTCGTGTCCAAGATGTTCGCCGTGCCATACAGGTTCCTGCCATCCAGGGGCGTCAATGGCGAGCCCCTGAACCACAGGGGATCATCATCCAGCGCCGAATCAGGGGAGTGTTTCTTGGCGTTCGCGAGGGTGTTCAGCGGCGTCCTCCGTGCTGGCCACAAGGTGTTCGTCCTGTCCCCCATGTATGATCCACTGAGAGGAGGGGACGACGCAATGCAGCAGAAGCATCTGCAGGAGGTGGAGCTGCAGCACCTGTACCAGATGATGGGGCCTGACCTGGAGATCGTCTCCGCCGTGCGCGCCGGCGACGTGCTCGCGATCGAAGGGCTCGGGCATCACGTGCTGAAGAACGCCACGCTGTCGTCGACCAAGAACTGCCAGCCGTTCTCGGGCATGATGTTCCAGGTGTCCCCGATGCTCAAGGTCGCAATTGAGCCCTCCAATCCGTCAGATTTGGGCGCCCTTGTCAAGGGGCTCAAGCTTCTCAACCAGGCTGACCCGTTCATCGAGTACACCGTCTCGGAACGCGGCGAGCATGTCCTCGCTGCAGCTGGCGAGATACATTTGGAGCATTGCATCAAGAATCTGCAGGAGAGGTTTGCAAGAGTCCAGCTGGAGGTGTCCAAGCCATTGGTGTCGTTCAAGGACACCATCCAAGGAGAAGGTGCCGGTATAATGGAGAGCCTGAAAGCTTCACATGAATTTGTTGAGAGGACTACTCCAAATGGGAGATTCACTGTCAGAGTTAAGGTCTTCAGGCTTCCCAATGCTGTCACTAAGGTCATTGAGGATAGCAAAGAATTGCTTGCTCAAGTAATCGAGGGGGATTCAGGAAATAGTAATGGTGTGTTGGATTCACGGTTTTCGCAGGATGGCGGTGATTCTGCATCAACACTTAGGCAGCTCCTCATCAATGCCATAGACAGTGATCTCGAAGCGCTCTCTGCTCAGTTGGATGATGAAAAGACAGAGAGTTACAGAAAGATGTTGATTGGGTACCTTCAGAGAATCTGGGCACTTGGTCCTCTGCAAGTTGGACCAAATCTCCTCCTCTCACCTGATGCAACATCAAGCGATGGTGTGGTGACCAGCCAAGATGGAAGAGAAGGTATTCTCGTGCGCGGTACATGCCATGTTTCTGAGAGGTTAGGGCTTGTGAATTCTTCTGATGCAAAAACTACAATTGGCATCGACGGCAGTCAATCAGCAGTAGATGGTCTTGATCCTGAAACAGTGAAGAACAGCATTGCAACAGGATTTCAGCTTGCAACCAATGCAGGACCATTATGTGGTGAACCTACTTGGGGCTTGATATTCCTTGTTAAACCTTACATACTTCCGGATAGTGCAGATGCTAGCAATAATCAATCTGACCATTACAGCACCTTCAGTGGTCAGATCATTACAGCGGTCCGAGAAGCATGCCAGGCAGCCATCCTTGAGAGCAAACCAAGGCTTGTGGAGCCAATGTACTTCTGCGAACTGACCACACCTACTGAGCAGTTAGGTTCCATGTATGCTGTTCTTGGCAATTGTCGGGCGAGGGTGCTGAAGGAAGAGATGCAGGAGGGAACCTCATTGTTCACGGTGCATGCGTATTTGTCAGTTGCCGAGAGCTCTGAATTCTCTAAGAAGCTCAGGAATGCAACTGCAGGTGCAGCCAGCGCGCTTCTGGCCTTCAGTCACTGGGAGACTGTTCCTCAGGATCCCTTCTTTGTTCCGAAAACTCGCGAGGAGATTGAAGAATTCGGAGATGGCTCAAACATTGGCCCAAACCTGGCAACGAAGCTCATGAATTCTGTGAGGCGAAGAAAGGGACTGCACGTTGAAGAGAAAATTGTCGAGTATGGCACGAAACAACGAACTTTAGCTAAGAAAGTATAG